The Leptospira andrefontaineae genome has a segment encoding these proteins:
- the hemG gene encoding protoporphyrinogen oxidase, protein MAKWVPDHIVIGAGFTGLLHAFLSIEKGESVLVLEKKESSGGLIRSVRTEYGIVERAANGILNCWELESLASRLGLDILLSNPASRKRYIFSDGKMRRMPLSVFEIISLAFSVLTVPAKPLSGESIYQWGKRVLGEKTLSKVLEPALGGIYAGDLDTMSAELVLGKFLPEQAPLWKNILHLRESKKGKPKLLPGRKGTVSFRGGIGTLLGALEARVSSQGKIKYNQDISSLKELRATYPKSKITIATNLGTALKLLRSEYKEFKAYQGMLDTLPIVSVTRFGKDSILDGKKGFGVLFPKDHKSFSSELGIRSRGILFNDFIFSGRTSDGIHSETFIMGGAGDREISSKTDEEIISVVEEDRKKLFPESGVPLNHYVTVWKDALPVYGPQLYAFNRDLDRVLPPEIRVEGNFRNGIGLKSILERAFYLYNPDLSA, encoded by the coding sequence GTGGCGAAATGGGTTCCGGATCATATAGTAATAGGCGCAGGCTTTACCGGCCTTCTGCATGCATTCCTTTCTATTGAGAAGGGTGAGTCCGTATTAGTACTGGAAAAAAAAGAAAGTTCGGGCGGCCTTATCCGTTCCGTACGAACGGAATACGGGATCGTAGAAAGGGCAGCCAACGGGATCTTAAATTGTTGGGAATTAGAAAGCCTCGCGTCTCGTTTGGGATTAGATATACTACTCTCAAATCCGGCATCTAGAAAACGTTATATATTCTCGGACGGTAAAATGAGAAGAATGCCTCTTTCCGTTTTCGAAATAATCTCTCTTGCATTTTCAGTATTGACTGTGCCTGCGAAACCTCTTTCTGGCGAATCCATCTACCAATGGGGTAAAAGAGTATTGGGTGAAAAAACGCTTAGCAAAGTATTGGAGCCTGCGTTAGGCGGAATTTATGCAGGCGATCTGGATACAATGTCGGCCGAACTTGTTCTCGGAAAATTTTTACCCGAGCAAGCTCCTCTTTGGAAAAATATTCTTCATCTTAGGGAATCCAAAAAAGGAAAACCTAAACTTCTTCCGGGAAGAAAAGGGACCGTAAGTTTTAGAGGTGGTATCGGGACTTTGCTCGGAGCCTTGGAAGCTAGAGTTTCTTCTCAAGGGAAGATCAAGTATAATCAGGATATTTCTAGCTTAAAAGAATTGAGAGCCACTTATCCTAAGTCCAAAATCACGATCGCTACGAATCTTGGAACCGCGTTAAAACTTCTGAGATCAGAATATAAAGAATTCAAAGCCTACCAAGGGATGTTGGATACCTTACCTATAGTAAGTGTAACTCGTTTCGGAAAAGATTCTATCTTGGATGGGAAAAAAGGATTCGGAGTATTATTCCCTAAGGATCATAAAAGTTTTTCTTCTGAATTAGGAATTAGATCGAGAGGGATCTTGTTTAACGATTTTATATTTTCCGGTAGGACCTCCGACGGAATACATTCAGAAACTTTTATTATGGGTGGCGCGGGCGACAGGGAAATTTCCTCTAAAACCGATGAGGAAATTATCTCCGTGGTAGAAGAAGATCGCAAAAAACTGTTTCCCGAAAGCGGTGTTCCTTTAAATCATTATGTGACAGTTTGGAAGGATGCACTTCCTGTGTACGGACCTCAGCTTTATGCATTCAATCGGGATTTGGATAGAGTTCTCCCTCCTGAGATCAGAGTAGAAGGGAATTTCAGGAACGGGATCGGTTTAAAGTCCATCCTAGAAAGGGCATTCTACTTGTATAATCCGGATCTTTCCGCCTGA
- a CDS encoding LA_0442/LA_0875 N-terminal domain-containing protein, whose translation MLSLHLRKIIPILLIVFAPVGIFPVTILLREGGKVKGDIITQNQHSVLLQTESGKRKVDKDLILKILFQDINDDEEEKIRKEEEDKLAADKKELEDKEAAQRQLEEDKQKEEDLKKQAAAEEEARRLEELRKQEAKRPLNALWRSAAIPGWGQYYTDRKFQSLLYPTLIAMTAFVAYDKFRVYRTSVKEYGDLGNPYTRESLTLAALGQAQAAVNPSLSPIDAYLANQSSQVQLKRDEADKNFREYQGALYVLGGIYLLNLIDSYIFANSVKSVVQFSDGQSKGMVISAMPSSVGTGSGFSSNGTFSGMETKYTMGYRFDF comes from the coding sequence ATGTTATCTTTGCATTTAAGAAAAATAATACCGATCCTATTGATCGTTTTTGCTCCTGTGGGGATCTTTCCCGTTACTATTCTATTGAGAGAAGGTGGAAAAGTAAAAGGAGATATAATCACTCAAAATCAGCATTCTGTTCTTCTTCAAACTGAATCAGGAAAACGTAAAGTAGATAAAGACCTGATCCTCAAAATCCTTTTCCAAGACATAAACGACGACGAAGAGGAGAAGATCCGTAAAGAGGAAGAAGACAAACTTGCTGCGGACAAAAAAGAATTAGAAGATAAAGAAGCAGCCCAAAGACAATTAGAAGAAGATAAACAAAAAGAAGAAGATCTAAAAAAACAAGCAGCAGCCGAAGAAGAGGCTCGCCGGCTAGAAGAACTTCGTAAGCAGGAAGCAAAACGTCCTCTAAATGCGCTCTGGAGATCCGCGGCTATACCTGGTTGGGGACAATATTATACTGATAGAAAGTTCCAATCACTTCTTTACCCTACCCTAATCGCTATGACTGCATTTGTAGCTTATGATAAATTTAGAGTCTATAGAACTTCCGTAAAAGAATACGGGGATCTGGGAAATCCATATACAAGAGAAAGTCTTACACTTGCCGCACTAGGCCAAGCGCAGGCGGCAGTTAATCCTTCTCTATCTCCAATTGATGCTTATTTAGCAAATCAATCCAGTCAGGTTCAGTTAAAAAGAGACGAAGCAGACAAAAACTTCAGAGAATACCAGGGCGCCTTATATGTATTAGGTGGAATTTATCTCTTGAACTTAATTGATTCATATATTTTTGCAAATTCCGTCAAATCGGTAGTCCAGTTTTCAGATGGTCAAAGCAAAGGAATGGTGATATCCGCAATGCCATCCAGTGTTGGAACTGGAAGCGGATTTTCCAGTAACGGAACCTTCTCCGGAATGGAAACGAAATATACCATGGGTTACAGATTCGATTTCTGA